GACAGGTTCTCAGACAACGAACACACGACCAATCTGGAAGAAAAACGGGATCAGTTCAGGATATCGGAAGCCCAGTGCACCGGCAGGACGGCGCCGAGCGCTGCGAGCGGCGCGCGCGCCTTGGTCGCGACCTCGGCGACCTCCGCGGCGGGCTCCGAACCCCAGGTGATCCCGCCCCCGGCTCCGACGAACGCCTCGCCCGGCTCGATCACGATGCTGCGGATCACCATCGCCAGATCGACTGTGCCGTCGACGCCGACGTAGCCGAAACATCCGGCGTACACACCACGAGGGCCGCCCTCCAGGGCGTGCAGGCGCGTCATCGCCGAGAGCTTCGGGGCTCCGGTCATACTTCCCGCGGGGAACGTCGCCGCGAGGAGATCTCCGAGGGTCGTTCCCGACGCCGCCGTGCCGCTCACCGTACTGACCAGCTGGTGCACGGCGGGATAGCTCTCGACCGTCCAGAGACCCTCCACCCGGATCGACCCTGGCACGCACACTCGTGAAAGATCGTTGCGCATGAGATCGACGATCATCACGTTCTCGGCGCGTTCCTTGGTGTTCGCGGCGAGCTCGGCGGCGAGCTCGACATCGCGCTGCGGATCCGCGCTGCGCGGACGCGTGCCCTTGATGGGACGGGTACGGATGGTCCCGGACTCGGCGTGGAGGAACTGCTCCGGGCTCGCGCTCAGCAGCGCTCTCGCACCGATGCGGATGAACCCGCCGTGGTGTGCCGGAGTCGCCGTGCGCAGGCGCAGGTACACCGAGACAGGGTCGTGGACGCCGGGGACGGTGAACCGGGTGGTGAGGCACAGCTGGTAGGCCGTTCCCGCTCGGATGAGTTCGCGGCACTGCGCGATGAGTCCGGCGTACTCGTCGGGTTCATGCCGGGCGACCGCGGGCGCCGCGGGGCGAACGGCCGGCACCTCGACGGGGCTCGTCGCAGTGGTGCCGATCCGTGCGATCGCCGATGCCCAGGCGTCCACTCCGTCGTCGTCTGCGAGCGCCCACGCCCGGCCGGAGGAATGATCGAACGCGACGACGCGATCCGCCCGGAGCCAGGACTTCCCCGCATCGCCCGGTCCCGCGACCGGAGCACCGGCCGCGCGAGCACCGGTCTCGTAGTCGCACCACCCGACCCATCCGCCGCCGAAGGGCGGGAGCGAGGGATTCGGCATCGGTGCGTCGATCCGTACATCGACAGGTTGTGATGCGACGTCCCCTCGCCCCACGAAACTCCAGCCGGACCGCGGATCGGTGCCGGCATCCAACCAGAACACGTCGGGCTCACGGCCTTCGAGCCACCGGAACACTTCGACGGGATCGACCCAAGCGGGGAGCAGGCGGGCGCTCAGACGGACAGGCACGTTTACAGACTAGGACTGTCCGCCTCCCGTATCCTCATGGGGTGGATGACCTTCTGCTCTGGATGTTCGACTTCGTGCAGTCCATCGACCCGGTCACCCGCACCGTCATCGCCGGTATCGCCGTGCTGCTCGAGACGAGCGTGCTGATCGGACTCATCGTCCCGGGCGACACGATCGTGATCATCGCGTCCATGGGAGTCGCCAGCCCGCTCGAAGGCGTGGCGATGGTGATCGCCGTCGTCATCGGCGCGCTCATCGGCGAGAGCATCGGCTTCGTGCTCGGGCGCTGGCTGGGACCCCGGATCCGTCATTCGTGGCTCGGTCGCCGCATCGGCGAACACAACTGGATCCGCGCGGAACGCTATCTCGAACGACGCGGCGGCGTCGCGATCTTCCTCTCCCGCTTCCTCCCGGTGCTGCACTCGCTCGTCCCCCTCACCGTCGGGATGAGCGGCTACTCCTACCGGCGCTTCCTCGCCTGGACCGCTCCCGCCTGCCTGCTCTGGGCGACGGCCTACGTCTCGGTGACGTCGCTCGCCGCCGGAGGATTCCGCGAACTGGTGGATCGCGTGCACTTCGCGGGGTACATCTTCGTCGGCGTGATCGCGCTGTTCCTGGTGCTCGTCTTCCTGGGCAAGAAGCTTCTGACGCGGCTCGAGTCGAGACATCTCGACGCACCGGACGCGCAACCCGAGAGTGACGTGAAAGACTGAAGCAATGGCTTCCGCACCCTCGGCGCCCCGAATCCACTGGTTCGCCCGTCTCGAACACCGCCTCCATGTGTGGCGTGAGGGTCGAGCGCGCCGTCGAGGCCGCACCGCGACCATCGTCCCCTTCCCCGGTTATGGCGGTCCCGGCTGGGTGCGTGTCGTCGGGCGCGTCCTGATCGTCCCGCCGCAGCGGCGCACGAAGGACGGCGAACTGGCGAGCGTGCGCGGTTGGCGGAGCTTCGTCGGAATCCCCGTGAGTTTCGCCGCCGTCGACGTGCACATCGGTGAGACGACGCATCACGTCGTGGCTGACCGCGGCGGCGTGGTCGACACCCGCATCGAGGCCGACCTCGAGCCCGGATGGCAGACCTTCACGATCTCGGTCGAGGGCCAGGATCCCGTCGAGGCGCGCGCGTTCATCGTCGCCGACACGATCGACTTCGGTGTGGTCTCCGACGTCGACGACACGGTCATGGTGACAGCGCTCCCCCGACCTTTCATCGCCTTCTGGAACTCCTTCGTACTGGACGAGCATGCCCGCATCCCGGTACCGGGCATGGCCGTGCTGCTCGATCAGCTGTTGCGCCAGCACCCCGGTGCCCCGATGGTCTACCTCTCCACCGGGGCGTGGAACGTCGCGCCCACGCTCTGGCGTTTCCTCGGCCGGCACCTCTTCCCCGCGGGCTCCATGCTGCTCACCGACTGGGGCCCCACGCACGATCGGTGGTTCCGCAGCGGCCGCGAGCACAAGCTCACGAACCTGCGCCGCCTGGCCGCAGAGTTCCCCGACGTGAAGTGGCTGCTGATCGGCGACGACGGACAGCACGACGAGTCGATCTATACGCAGTTCATGGAGGAGCATCCCGAATCGGTCGCAGGCGTCGCCATCCGACGTCTACTGCCCGCCGAGGCGGTGCTCGCGGGTGGTCGCACCGAACGCGAGGACCACGCGGAGGACACCGTGCCCTGGGTGAGCGCAGAAGACGGTGCGGGGCTGCGCGATCGACTCGGCGATGTCGGCATCCTGCACTGACATGTCTCTGACCCGTGTCGAGTGGCTGGCGCGCGAGCGCGCGCATCAGGAACGAGCCGACGCGCTCACCGCCGACCACCGTGAGCGGGCACAGCGCGGCGAGAAGCATCCGGTCTGGGATTTCCTCTTCTCGTACTACAGCTACAAGCCGGCACAGCTGCGACGTTGGCACCCCGGCGCCGGTATCGAACTGCAGCGCGCACCCGAGCGTGCGGGCTGGCGCTGGTATGCCCCCACGACCGACGATGGCGTCGCGCCCGATCCCTCGGCCTTCGCGACCGAGAAAGCCGACCTCGCAGCGCTCGTGGAGCGGATGCTGCGGCGTCCTGCCTCGCGCCCGGGACAGTTCGGTTGCTTCGGCCTGCACGAGTGGGCGATGGTGTACCGCGCCGATGAGCACCGTCATGCGGTGCCGCTGCGCCTGGGCAAGGCGGGGACGGATGCGGTGGTCGAGAACCACGACCTGCGGTGCACCCATTTCGACGCCTTCCGCTTCTTCACCCCGGAGGCCGTGCCCCTCAACCGCACGCCCCTCTCGCGCGAGGACCAGCCGCTGTTCGAGCAGCCGGGCTGCCTGCATGCGGGGATGGATCTGTACAAGTGGGCGACCAAGCTCGGCCCCCTGATTCCCGGCGACCTGCTGCTCGATGCGTTCGAGCTCGCACGGGACATCCGCCTGCTCGACATGGAGGCGGCCCCCTACGACCTCGCAGCGTGGGGTGTGCGTCCCGTCGCGATCGAGACGGCCGAGGGCAAGGCAGAGTACGTGCGCCGGCAACGGGTCTTCGCCGAACGCGGCACGGCTCTGCGCGTCGCGCTGCTCGACGCATGGCTCGGGACGATGACCCCTGTCGCCGCCTGACGATCCGAGCGGATCCCGACGTCAGCCCGCCGGAGTGCAGTCGTCGCACACCGTCCACGCCGAGGTCGAGGCGGACTGCTCCAGTCGCAGCGTCATGACGCGTGTCGCCGCATCGGCGAGTCGATCTGCCGGAAGCGTGCCCGCATCGACGGCTGCGGCGATCGCCGCCGCCATCTGCCCGGCCGTCTCCCGGGTGGAGCCCGCGATCATCAACACGAGGTCGTTGCCCGCGGCCACCGCCGTCACCGCATTGGCGATCGGATCTGCGTAGGTCGGGATGCCGGAGGCGACGAGCATCCCGAGGTCATCGGTCACCATGACCCCCTCGAACCCCAGGTCTTCGCGCGCGATCCGATGCCACGTCGCCGACAGCGAGGCGGGCGCCGAGTCGACCGCGGTGTAGGCGAGGTGTCCGAACATCAGTACCGATGCGCCCGCGTCGATGCCGTCGATGAAGGGCACCGCGTCGGAGGACCGCCACTCAGCGAGGCTCGTCCCGGTGGACGGGATCGCATGGTGGGAGTCCCCCGGAGCGGCTCCGTGACCGGGGAAGTGCTTGAGTGTCGAGGCCACGAACTGCTCCTGCGCGGTGGTCGCCGCCGCCACGCGCTCCCCCGCGCTCGCCGGCTCCGTACCGAGCGCACGGCCGTAGATGAAGGAGCGCGTGTCGGAGGTGACGTCGGCGACCGTGCCGAAGTTCACCGTGATCCCCGCGCGGGCGACCAACG
The sequence above is drawn from the Candidatus Microbacterium colombiense genome and encodes:
- a CDS encoding chorismate-binding protein; the protein is MPVRLSARLLPAWVDPVEVFRWLEGREPDVFWLDAGTDPRSGWSFVGRGDVASQPVDVRIDAPMPNPSLPPFGGGWVGWCDYETGARAAGAPVAGPGDAGKSWLRADRVVAFDHSSGRAWALADDDGVDAWASAIARIGTTATSPVEVPAVRPAAPAVARHEPDEYAGLIAQCRELIRAGTAYQLCLTTRFTVPGVHDPVSVYLRLRTATPAHHGGFIRIGARALLSASPEQFLHAESGTIRTRPIKGTRPRSADPQRDVELAAELAANTKERAENVMIVDLMRNDLSRVCVPGSIRVEGLWTVESYPAVHQLVSTVSGTAASGTTLGDLLAATFPAGSMTGAPKLSAMTRLHALEGGPRGVYAGCFGYVGVDGTVDLAMVIRSIVIEPGEAFVGAGGGITWGSEPAAEVAEVATKARAPLAALGAVLPVHWASDILN
- a CDS encoding 3-methyladenine DNA glycosylase encodes the protein MSLTRVEWLARERAHQERADALTADHRERAQRGEKHPVWDFLFSYYSYKPAQLRRWHPGAGIELQRAPERAGWRWYAPTTDDGVAPDPSAFATEKADLAALVERMLRRPASRPGQFGCFGLHEWAMVYRADEHRHAVPLRLGKAGTDAVVENHDLRCTHFDAFRFFTPEAVPLNRTPLSREDQPLFEQPGCLHAGMDLYKWATKLGPLIPGDLLLDAFELARDIRLLDMEAAPYDLAAWGVRPVAIETAEGKAEYVRRQRVFAERGTALRVALLDAWLGTMTPVAA
- a CDS encoding DUF2183 domain-containing protein, with translation MASAPSAPRIHWFARLEHRLHVWREGRARRRGRTATIVPFPGYGGPGWVRVVGRVLIVPPQRRTKDGELASVRGWRSFVGIPVSFAAVDVHIGETTHHVVADRGGVVDTRIEADLEPGWQTFTISVEGQDPVEARAFIVADTIDFGVVSDVDDTVMVTALPRPFIAFWNSFVLDEHARIPVPGMAVLLDQLLRQHPGAPMVYLSTGAWNVAPTLWRFLGRHLFPAGSMLLTDWGPTHDRWFRSGREHKLTNLRRLAAEFPDVKWLLIGDDGQHDESIYTQFMEEHPESVAGVAIRRLLPAEAVLAGGRTEREDHAEDTVPWVSAEDGAGLRDRLGDVGILH
- a CDS encoding DedA family protein, giving the protein MDDLLLWMFDFVQSIDPVTRTVIAGIAVLLETSVLIGLIVPGDTIVIIASMGVASPLEGVAMVIAVVIGALIGESIGFVLGRWLGPRIRHSWLGRRIGEHNWIRAERYLERRGGVAIFLSRFLPVLHSLVPLTVGMSGYSYRRFLAWTAPACLLWATAYVSVTSLAAGGFRELVDRVHFAGYIFVGVIALFLVLVFLGKKLLTRLESRHLDAPDAQPESDVKD
- a CDS encoding glycoside hydrolase family 3 N-terminal domain-containing protein gives rise to the protein MRGRRWGWVGALVIGALAAGLLPTSAGGTTEVPAAAAPAGSDAVSGPAARAATLVSEMSTAEQAASIVMGHIGGTNAAALRDYMTGGLGGFILMGANIPPSEGELRKLTAALTVDPLRPPLIAVDQEGGIVSRLNADGYAASTALKSEPASKTADAFAARGSLVARAGITVNFGTVADVTSDTRSFIYGRALGTEPASAGERVAAATTAQEQFVASTLKHFPGHGAAPGDSHHAIPSTGTSLAEWRSSDAVPFIDGIDAGASVLMFGHLAYTAVDSAPASLSATWHRIAREDLGFEGVMVTDDLGMLVASGIPTYADPIANAVTAVAAGNDLVLMIAGSTRETAGQMAAAIAAAVDAGTLPADRLADAATRVMTLRLEQSASTSAWTVCDDCTPAG